ACTGCAGGTTGGTGGCGGCGCGGATGACGTCGAGGGGCCCGATCATCCACCCGACCCGCCATCCCGTCATCGCGTAGGTCTTGGCCACGCCGTTGACCACCACGCACCGGTCGACCAGCTCGGGGACGACCACGGGCATGGAGTGGTGGGTGTGGCCGCCGTACACCAGGTGCTCGTAGATCTCGTCGGTCACCACCCACAGCCCGTGGGCCGCCGCCCAGGCCCCGACCGCCTCGATCTCATCCCGCGGGTAGACGGCGCCCGTGGGATTGGAGGGGCTCACGAACAGCAGGACCTTCGTGCGGGGGGTCCGGGCCGCCTCCAGGGCGTCGACCGGGGCGCGGAACCCGGTCCGCTCGTCGGTCGGGACCTCCACCGGTACCCCCCCGGCTAGGGCAATGGCCTCGGGATAGGTCGTCCAGTACGGCGCCGGCACCAGCACCTCGTCCCCGGGGTCGAGGAGGGTGGCGAAGGTGTTGTAGATGGCCTGCTTGCCGCCGTTGGTCACCAGGACCTGGGCCGCCTCCACCGCCAGCCCGGAGTCCCGGGCCGTCTTGGCGGCGACGGCCGAGCGGAGCTCGGGCAGTCCGGCCGTGGGCGTGTACTTGTGGGTGGCGGGATCGCGGCAGGCGGCCACCGCCGCCTCGACGATGGCCTCCGGCGTCGGGAAATCGGGCTCACCGGCCCCGAATCCGATGACCGGCTCCCCCGCCGCCTTGAGGGCCTTGGCCTTGGCGTCGATGGCCAGGGTGGCGGACTCCGCCACCGCCGCAACCCGTCTAGAGATCCGCTCCATTACTGCAATGCTGGCACAGTGACTCCGGCCCCCATTCCCGATATCCGCATCCCCCCCGATCTGCTGCCCGCCGACGGTCGCTTCGGATGCGGGCCGTCGAAGGTCCGCCCCGAGCAGGTGCAGGCCCTGGTCGACCACGCCACCGACTACCTGGGCACCAGTCACCGCCAGAAGCCGGTGCGCAGCGTGGTGGGCCGGGTCCGGGCGGGCCTGACCCAGCTGTTCTCCGTGCCCGAGGGCTACGAGGTCCTGCTGGGCAACGGCGGCACCACCGCCTTCTGGGACGCGGCCACCTTCTGCCTGATCGAGGAGCGCAGCCAGCACCTGTCGTTCGGGGAGTTCTCGTCCAAGTTCGCCGCTGCGGCGGCGGCCGCGCCCCATCTCAAGGACCCCGAGGTCATCGAGTCGGAGCCGGGCACCCATCCCGAGGCGGCGACGCGCGAGGACGTCGACCTCTACGCCCTCACCCACAACGAGACCTCGACGGGCGTGATGATGCAGCTGCACCGGCCCGCCGGCTCCACCGGCCTGGTGGCCGTCGACGCCACGTCCGGGGCGGGCGGCCTGCGGTTCGACGCCTCGGAGGCGGACGTCTACTACTTCGCCCCCCAGAAGTGCTTCGCATCGGACGGAGGTCTGTGGCTGGCGCTGTGCTCTCCGGCAGCGCTGGACCGCATCGGGCGCATCGCCTCGTCGGGGCGCTGGGTCCCCGCCTCCCTCGATCTGTCCGTGGCCCTCGACAACTCCACCAAGTACCAGACCTACAACACCCCGGCCCTGGCCACCCTGCTGATGCTCGCCGAGCAGGTGGAGTGGATGCTGGGCCACGGTGGGCTGGAGTGGGCGGCGTCGCGCTCCGACGCGTCGGCCGCCAACCTCTACGGCTGGGCCGAGGCATCCTCCTACGCAACCTGCTTCGTGGCCGACCCGGACAGCCGGAGCCGGGTGGTGGGCACCGTCGACCTGGCCGACTCGATCGACGCCACCGCCGTGTCAGGGGTGCTGCGCGCCAACGGCGTCGTGGACACCGACTCCTACCGCAAGCTGGGCCGCAACCAGCTGCGCATCGGGATGTTCCCCGCTGTCGAGCCCGACGACGTGGCCGCCCTCACCCGCTGCATCGACCACGTCGTCGAGCGCCTGGGCTGACGGGCCGCCGGGAGGCTCATTTCGGCGCCGCCGAGCGGAAATTG
This genomic interval from Acidimicrobiales bacterium contains the following:
- a CDS encoding pyridoxal phosphate-dependent aminotransferase, with the protein product MERISRRVAAVAESATLAIDAKAKALKAAGEPVIGFGAGEPDFPTPEAIVEAAVAACRDPATHKYTPTAGLPELRSAVAAKTARDSGLAVEAAQVLVTNGGKQAIYNTFATLLDPGDEVLVPAPYWTTYPEAIALAGGVPVEVPTDERTGFRAPVDALEAARTPRTKVLLFVSPSNPTGAVYPRDEIEAVGAWAAAHGLWVVTDEIYEHLVYGGHTHHSMPVVVPELVDRCVVVNGVAKTYAMTGWRVGWMIGPLDVIRAATNLQSHATSNVANVSQRAALAAVSGDLSAVAMMREAFDRRRRRIHEMLNEIPGVSCVEPEGAFYAFPSFREVLGRTLRGRTPTSTLELAEVILDEAKVAIVPGEAFGAPGYARLSYALGDLDLEEGVNRIGKLLEEAS
- the serC gene encoding phosphoserine transaminase, whose protein sequence is MTPAPIPDIRIPPDLLPADGRFGCGPSKVRPEQVQALVDHATDYLGTSHRQKPVRSVVGRVRAGLTQLFSVPEGYEVLLGNGGTTAFWDAATFCLIEERSQHLSFGEFSSKFAAAAAAAPHLKDPEVIESEPGTHPEAATREDVDLYALTHNETSTGVMMQLHRPAGSTGLVAVDATSGAGGLRFDASEADVYYFAPQKCFASDGGLWLALCSPAALDRIGRIASSGRWVPASLDLSVALDNSTKYQTYNTPALATLLMLAEQVEWMLGHGGLEWAASRSDASAANLYGWAEASSYATCFVADPDSRSRVVGTVDLADSIDATAVSGVLRANGVVDTDSYRKLGRNQLRIGMFPAVEPDDVAALTRCIDHVVERLG